A region of Shewanella sp. Choline-02u-19 DNA encodes the following proteins:
- a CDS encoding UDP-N-acetylmuramoyl-tripeptide--D-alanyl-D-alanine ligase, translating into MITLSLTEIAQHLGGKLHGEDLSVEHVSSDSRVVCDKTLFVALKGDNFDGHNFVASAVELGAKAVLVERLLPIAVSQIIVENSQRAMGEIGAYVRQRLAPICVALTGSNGKTSVKEMVATILSQQHQVLYTAGNFNNEIGVPLTLLRLQVGDQFGVFELGANHAGEIDYTSSLVKPNVAMVNNVASAHLEGFGSLAGVAKAKAEIFNHVAADGTAIINADDAFATVMLEASKHLAQLTFAIDADAKVKATALQADKGGRYHFNISYADQHKSVALPLAGRHQVLNALAATSICLALGLTLNNICQGLSLLKPVKGRMLPTSLGRVTVIDDSYNANPASVGAAIDWLQKIQGDRCLVLGDLGELGDNAALLHRDLGKEAKTKGVDALFCVGELSEGASVAFGATHYKDIKELVAKLITYINERPGDISILVKGSRSARMERVVEALTMAFGRGEFV; encoded by the coding sequence ATGATAACGCTATCACTGACTGAAATCGCCCAGCACCTCGGCGGTAAACTGCACGGTGAAGACCTGTCGGTTGAACATGTGTCGAGCGACAGTCGTGTTGTATGTGACAAAACCCTTTTTGTTGCACTGAAAGGTGATAATTTTGATGGGCATAATTTTGTTGCATCAGCAGTAGAACTGGGTGCAAAAGCGGTATTGGTTGAACGTTTATTGCCGATTGCGGTGTCGCAAATTATTGTGGAAAACAGTCAGCGGGCAATGGGCGAGATTGGCGCGTATGTTCGTCAACGGTTAGCGCCTATTTGTGTTGCGTTGACCGGTTCAAACGGCAAGACCAGCGTAAAAGAGATGGTCGCGACTATTCTGTCTCAGCAGCATCAAGTGCTTTATACCGCGGGTAACTTTAATAATGAGATTGGCGTGCCGCTGACGCTATTACGCTTGCAGGTTGGAGACCAATTTGGTGTGTTTGAGTTAGGTGCCAACCATGCTGGTGAAATCGATTATACCTCGAGCTTAGTCAAGCCCAATGTTGCGATGGTTAATAACGTGGCTTCGGCACATCTTGAGGGGTTTGGTTCTTTGGCTGGCGTTGCTAAGGCCAAAGCAGAAATATTCAATCATGTTGCCGCGGATGGCACGGCGATTATCAACGCTGATGATGCGTTTGCGACGGTGATGTTAGAAGCATCTAAGCATTTAGCGCAACTGACGTTTGCGATTGATGCCGACGCCAAGGTTAAAGCAACAGCATTACAAGCTGATAAAGGGGGTCGATACCACTTCAATATCTCCTATGCAGATCAACATAAGTCAGTGGCTTTGCCGCTGGCAGGACGTCATCAAGTGCTTAATGCTTTAGCGGCCACAAGTATCTGTTTGGCGTTGGGACTGACATTAAATAATATCTGCCAAGGGTTAAGCTTACTTAAACCGGTAAAAGGTAGAATGTTGCCAACCAGCTTAGGCCGCGTAACTGTTATTGATGATAGTTATAATGCTAACCCCGCTTCGGTCGGTGCTGCGATTGACTGGCTGCAAAAAATTCAAGGGGATCGGTGTTTAGTGCTGGGCGATTTAGGGGAATTAGGCGACAATGCCGCCCTTTTGCACCGTGATCTAGGTAAAGAAGCTAAAACAAAAGGTGTTGATGCACTGTTTTGTGTTGGCGAGCTAAGTGAAGGTGCAAGTGTTGCTTTTGGTGCTACACACTATAAAGATATCAAGGAATTGGTCGCAAAATTAATAACTTATATTAATGAACGTCCTGGAGATATCAGCATATTAGTCAAAGGTTCTCGCAGTGCGAGAATGGAACGTGTAGTTGAAGCTTTAACAATGGCCTTTGGTCGCGGGGAGTTTGTTTAA